One genomic window of Candidatus Eisenbacteria bacterium includes the following:
- a CDS encoding serine/threonine-protein phosphatase, producing MNKPEPNSDVEDEVVPPARVTADVAAHSHVGNVREQNEDSYAIFRLGRFLERVDSNIPEEIFSSHREDSGWLMAVADGLGGHSAGEVASRTALVSMLQLVLRSPRWALRLDDPATREADIAALFKRVRSYFAGVHDALRATSASDRSLEGMGTTLTSGYSVGNDLFIIHVGDSRAYLLRGGQLRRITHDHTLAQSYADQGLIPQAEVESHELGHVLTRAMGAGEGHPEYDIHHLDLQHDDRILLCSDGLSRHVPESEIATLLLAFSDSAGACRALVDRALAQGGTDNVTTIVARYRVR from the coding sequence ATGAACAAGCCCGAACCGAATTCCGACGTCGAGGACGAGGTCGTCCCTCCGGCCCGCGTGACCGCCGACGTGGCGGCGCACAGCCACGTCGGGAACGTGCGCGAGCAGAACGAGGACTCCTACGCGATCTTCCGGCTGGGCCGCTTCCTCGAGCGCGTGGACAGCAACATCCCCGAGGAAATCTTCTCGTCGCACCGCGAGGACAGCGGCTGGCTGATGGCGGTGGCCGACGGCCTCGGCGGGCACTCGGCCGGCGAGGTGGCGAGCCGCACCGCGCTCGTCTCGATGCTGCAGCTCGTGCTGCGCTCGCCGCGCTGGGCGCTGCGGCTGGACGATCCGGCGACGCGCGAAGCCGACATCGCCGCCCTGTTCAAGCGCGTGCGCAGCTACTTCGCCGGCGTTCACGACGCCCTGCGCGCCACGTCGGCCAGCGACCGGAGCCTCGAGGGCATGGGCACGACCCTGACCTCGGGCTACTCGGTCGGCAACGACCTGTTCATCATCCACGTCGGCGACTCGCGCGCCTACCTGCTCCGCGGCGGGCAGCTGCGGCGCATCACCCACGACCACACGCTCGCGCAGTCGTACGCCGACCAGGGACTGATCCCGCAAGCCGAAGTCGAGTCGCACGAGCTGGGCCACGTGCTGACGCGCGCGATGGGCGCGGGCGAGGGCCACCCGGAGTACGACATCCACCACCTCGACCTGCAGCACGACGACCGCATCCTGCTGTGCTCCGACGGCCTTTCGCGCCACGTTCCCGAATCGGAGATCGCCACGCTGCTGCTCGCGTTCTCGGACAGCGCCGGCGCCTGCAGGGCGCTCGTGGACCGCGCCCTCGCGCAGGGCGGCACGGACAACGTCACGACCATCGTCGCCCGCTACCGCGTTCGATGA
- a CDS encoding cellulase family glycosylhydrolase, which produces MPAPFLTLVLLAVLGATGLPGAASAAVADFWSTPRRGANLFNARESGERLRAAAAAGVEWVRLAPDKWEGEGRDFLMGDADSFTAIPPRDLARLRAVLDSAEVAGVKVALVMLSLPGARWRQHNGDRSDFRLYREERALAAAERLWGGVARSLRGHPALVAYDLLNEPHPDRARDVAPGRLAEVQRRLLAAVRAADPDVPVILEGAAFASPAGIEAMAVPDDPRVLYSFHFYEPWAYVNHRQAGRWRYPGDLPADDDTTRLERWDAARLEAELAPVVAWQARHGVPSSRVVCAEFGVPRTHPGAGAWLADVLRACERRGWHWAFYAFREDTWHAMDYELGAGALPRGYWRAVEAGRPPTLPRGPNPLWDVIRRGLAGDTTAAGRPGVLGGRAR; this is translated from the coding sequence GTGCCCGCCCCGTTCCTGACGCTCGTCCTGCTCGCCGTCCTCGGAGCCACCGGTCTCCCGGGCGCGGCGAGCGCCGCCGTCGCGGACTTCTGGAGCACGCCGCGGCGGGGCGCCAACCTGTTCAACGCGCGCGAGAGCGGCGAGCGGCTGCGCGCCGCCGCGGCGGCGGGTGTCGAATGGGTGCGCCTCGCGCCGGACAAGTGGGAGGGCGAGGGGAGGGACTTCCTGATGGGCGACGCGGATTCCTTCACCGCGATCCCCCCGCGCGACCTCGCCCGGCTCCGGGCCGTGCTCGACAGCGCCGAGGTCGCGGGCGTCAAGGTCGCGCTCGTGATGCTGAGCCTTCCCGGCGCGCGCTGGCGCCAGCACAACGGCGACCGCTCCGACTTCCGGCTCTACCGCGAGGAGCGCGCGCTCGCCGCCGCGGAACGCCTCTGGGGCGGGGTCGCGAGATCGCTGCGCGGCCATCCGGCGCTCGTCGCCTACGACCTGCTCAACGAACCGCATCCCGACCGCGCGCGCGACGTGGCGCCCGGGCGGCTCGCCGAGGTGCAGCGGCGGCTGCTCGCCGCCGTACGCGCCGCGGACCCGGACGTGCCGGTGATCCTGGAGGGCGCGGCGTTCGCTTCGCCGGCGGGGATCGAGGCGATGGCGGTGCCCGACGATCCGCGTGTGCTCTACTCGTTCCACTTCTACGAGCCGTGGGCCTACGTGAATCACCGGCAGGCCGGACGCTGGCGCTACCCCGGCGACCTTCCGGCCGACGACGACACGACCCGGCTCGAGCGCTGGGACGCGGCGCGCCTCGAAGCGGAGCTCGCGCCGGTCGTCGCGTGGCAGGCGCGGCACGGCGTCCCTTCATCGCGCGTCGTCTGCGCCGAGTTCGGCGTGCCGCGCACGCACCCGGGCGCCGGCGCGTGGCTGGCGGACGTCCTTCGGGCCTGCGAGCGGCGCGGCTGGCACTGGGCGTTCTACGCGTTTCGCGAGGACACCTGGCACGCGATGGACTACGAGCTGGGCGCGGGGGCGCTGCCGCGTGGCTACTGGCGGGCGGTCGAAGCGGGCCGGCCGCCGACCCTGCCCCGGGGCCCGAACCCGCTCTGGGACGTGATCCGGCGTGGGCTCGCGGGGGACACGACCGCGGCGGGCCGGCCCGGTGTCTTGGGAGGGCGCGCGAGATGA
- a CDS encoding serine/threonine-protein kinase, whose protein sequence is MALSPGTKLGPYEITAPLGAGGMGEVYRARDGRLGRDVAIKLIPDAFANDPERLARFEREAKLLASLKHANIAVLHGLEEAGGRRFLVMECVEGESLAQRLRRGTPPLGEALEIARAVAAALEAAHEGGIVHRDLKPGNVMVTPAGDVKVLDFGLAKGGAGGSSDPNMSASPTLTYAGTEAGVILGTAAYMSPEQARGKAVDRRTDIWSFGCVLFELLSGRQAFTGETVSDIVACILQVEPEWTALPAATPERLRALLRRCLEKDAKRRLRDIGEARIEIEDLIAAGRSGARTAPAAAARRPYTPGVPALAVVAALALAAGAFLPRLIVRTPPPEPARFEVAAPPGPTFYPDAQFVSLSPDGRTLAFVVPDSAGVTRLWIRRLDSITPSELPGTEGALIMFWSPDSRTLAYFASDERLMRVALEGGTPEKICDTKAARGGSWNRDGVIVLAPYPNGGIYKVSAAGGPLVQLTHPDSAHGVTGHRFPVFLPDGRHFLFSAIPAGPDGKGGVCVGSLDGGPTREIARGETGPVFVAPGWLLTTRNARIVALPFDARAARMRGEPVVIGDVTTGTQFAGGPVVSASRDGSLAYLEPAETRNRLAWLDLAGRETSAPPVPPGDYVRLAVAPDGRRALLVVQTEPTRSDLVLVDLERGARQRLTQSPENAVQMRWSPDGTQIAWLDDTRQSLHVLSLADGSRRDLLAGDHGYKRLDQWTPDGRSLLIERLDPVTRWDLWLLPVDGGPPTPCVRTPTNDQAGQVSPDGRWVAFQNDESGTVNVYIQPLAGAGARYQVTLGGGVGAWSPDGRRYLFSNADEPGVIHQAEVRAGPPFSLGPATVLSRLPANVVDLDMARDGRRWLVLLAAGNARPPAAVVLQNWQAALRRH, encoded by the coding sequence GTGGCGCTGTCCCCGGGAACGAAGCTCGGCCCCTACGAAATCACCGCGCCGCTCGGCGCCGGCGGCATGGGCGAGGTGTACCGCGCGCGCGACGGGCGGCTCGGCCGCGACGTGGCGATCAAGCTGATCCCGGACGCGTTCGCGAACGACCCCGAGCGCCTCGCGCGCTTCGAGCGCGAGGCGAAGCTGCTGGCCTCGCTGAAGCACGCGAACATCGCGGTGCTGCACGGCCTCGAGGAGGCGGGCGGGCGGCGATTCCTGGTCATGGAATGCGTCGAGGGAGAGTCGCTGGCGCAACGCCTGCGGCGCGGGACCCCGCCGCTCGGCGAGGCGCTCGAGATCGCGCGCGCCGTCGCCGCGGCGCTCGAGGCGGCGCACGAAGGGGGCATCGTCCACCGCGACCTCAAACCCGGAAACGTCATGGTGACGCCGGCGGGCGACGTGAAGGTGCTCGACTTCGGCCTCGCCAAGGGGGGCGCGGGCGGCTCGTCGGACCCGAACATGAGCGCCTCTCCGACGCTGACCTACGCGGGCACCGAGGCGGGCGTCATCCTCGGAACCGCCGCGTACATGAGCCCCGAGCAGGCGCGCGGCAAGGCCGTGGACCGGCGCACCGACATCTGGTCCTTCGGCTGCGTGCTCTTCGAACTGCTCAGCGGGCGGCAAGCGTTCACGGGCGAGACCGTCTCGGACATCGTCGCCTGCATCCTGCAGGTCGAACCGGAATGGACGGCGCTGCCCGCGGCGACGCCCGAACGCCTGCGCGCGCTGCTGCGCCGCTGCCTCGAGAAGGACGCGAAGCGCCGCCTGCGCGACATCGGCGAGGCGCGGATCGAGATCGAGGACCTGATCGCCGCCGGACGCTCGGGCGCGCGGACCGCGCCGGCGGCCGCGGCGCGGCGGCCGTACACGCCGGGCGTGCCCGCTCTCGCCGTCGTCGCCGCGCTGGCGCTGGCCGCCGGGGCGTTCCTGCCGCGGCTCATCGTGCGCACGCCGCCACCGGAACCCGCCCGCTTCGAGGTGGCGGCCCCGCCCGGACCAACGTTCTACCCCGACGCGCAGTTCGTCTCGCTCTCACCGGACGGCCGCACGCTCGCGTTCGTCGTCCCGGACTCCGCCGGCGTCACCCGTCTCTGGATCCGGCGGCTCGACTCGATCACGCCCAGCGAACTGCCGGGGACCGAGGGCGCGCTGATCATGTTCTGGTCTCCCGACAGCCGCACGCTGGCGTACTTCGCCTCCGACGAGCGGCTCATGCGCGTCGCGCTCGAGGGCGGCACACCCGAGAAGATCTGCGACACCAAGGCCGCGCGGGGCGGAAGCTGGAATCGCGACGGCGTGATCGTGCTCGCGCCGTATCCCAACGGCGGCATCTACAAGGTTTCCGCCGCGGGCGGCCCGCTGGTCCAGCTCACGCACCCGGACTCGGCGCACGGCGTGACCGGCCATCGCTTCCCGGTGTTCCTGCCGGACGGCAGGCACTTCCTGTTCAGCGCCATTCCCGCCGGGCCGGATGGCAAGGGCGGGGTGTGCGTGGGGTCGCTCGATGGCGGGCCGACGCGGGAGATCGCCCGTGGCGAGACCGGGCCGGTGTTCGTTGCGCCGGGCTGGCTTCTCACGACGCGCAACGCGCGGATCGTCGCGCTGCCGTTCGATGCGCGCGCGGCACGCATGCGCGGAGAGCCGGTCGTGATCGGCGACGTGACCACGGGCACGCAGTTCGCCGGCGGCCCCGTGGTCAGCGCCTCGCGGGACGGTTCGCTGGCCTATCTCGAGCCCGCGGAAACCCGGAACCGGCTCGCCTGGCTGGACCTCGCGGGACGCGAGACCAGTGCGCCGCCCGTGCCGCCGGGGGACTACGTCCGCCTTGCGGTCGCTCCCGACGGACGGCGCGCGCTGCTCGTCGTGCAGACGGAGCCGACACGTTCCGACCTGGTGCTCGTGGACCTCGAGCGTGGCGCGCGCCAGCGATTGACCCAGTCGCCGGAGAACGCGGTCCAGATGAGGTGGTCGCCCGACGGGACACAGATTGCCTGGCTCGACGACACGCGACAGAGCCTCCACGTGCTCTCGCTCGCCGACGGTAGCCGGCGCGATCTCCTCGCGGGCGACCATGGCTACAAGCGCCTCGACCAGTGGACGCCCGACGGCCGCTCGCTGCTGATCGAGCGGCTGGACCCCGTGACCCGCTGGGACCTGTGGTTGCTGCCGGTCGATGGCGGGCCGCCCACGCCATGCGTGCGAACGCCGACCAACGACCAGGCCGGACAGGTCTCCCCCGATGGTCGCTGGGTCGCCTTCCAGAACGACGAATCGGGAACGGTCAACGTCTACATCCAGCCCCTCGCCGGAGCGGGGGCGCGCTACCAGGTGACGCTCGGCGGCGGCGTCGGAGCATGGTCGCCCGACGGCCGGCGGTATCTGTTCTCGAACGCCGACGAGCCCGGCGTCATTCACCAGGCCGAAGTGCGCGCCGGCCCGCCGTTCTCGCTGGGACCCGCGACGGTCCTCTCCCGGCTTCCGGCGAATGTCGTGGACCTGGACATGGCCCGGGACGGCAGGCGCTGGCTGGTGCTGCTCGCGGCCGGAAACGCGCGACCGCCGGCAGCGGTCGTGCTCCAGAACTGGCAGGCGGCGCTTCGCAGGCATTGA
- a CDS encoding serine/threonine-protein kinase: MALAPGEKVGPFEVTGPLGAGGMGEVWRARDARLGRDVAIKVLPAAVAGDPERRARFERECRLLASLNHPHIAAVLGLEDAGGAPALVMELVEGPTLAERLEQDGALSLPEALGFARQIAEAVEYAHERGIVHRDLKPGNVKLTPEGAVKVLDFGLAKALAPEEASSSSPQLTQSPTMSVGTQAGVLLGTAAYMAPEQARGRSVDRRADIWAFGVMLFEMLTGRQLFAGETVSDTIARILERAPDWGGLPARTPARVRELLRRCLEKDAKQRLRDMGDARLELEAAIAALASGRTEAPAGATSAVRARSAALLVGLALVTLAGGWWLHARWDSNHEASLRLSAVPPDDLVVTTMMLARDRDQVVLFASGTPRGAASSSASAVYRRALDSFEWTRVAGSEGKVSWDLSDDGRWLYAVRPVAEGARELELQRIATDGSSPPTKVMPWGPDWLGWELLPDGRIVVVEQGFKRFAVVTPVAKGAPSWRPLSFEHTIGRLTLEETNPDGRTVLITVGYYDSTGWVVSAGTLDLEGGRLSIFEPNAGSPRLMPGNRMLMSRNGTLLAAEWDPAHRRLASPPVAVMQGLRAGMSWDHSQLRVSPRGDLGIVLGGAAAQQRSLAIVHRDGRVESWNEERRLFEGAPSVSADGRFAAVVSLPPGESEFEVLVLERGRPGARRFAFAEGEDCRDAHFSPDGATVVWTLQGGDSTGGLYRQPLDGSAPARRFLPARSLESSDQVECWFPDGRSVLVRSYDGRHGWLRRASFVGDSVVLADVIREPFNTWSGVISPDGRRIAYLSDEGGQPEVFVALLQPGGRAGAAVPVSRDYGVRPQWIEGGNALLWATRSSVIMTARVSPALDVSVPEKRLDLSPWVADREDFTALPGGDLLVTRKGDGEGEIRRFDIVLNYGPELERQMLRAREGR; this comes from the coding sequence ATGGCGCTCGCGCCCGGCGAAAAGGTCGGTCCCTTCGAAGTCACCGGCCCGCTGGGGGCCGGTGGCATGGGCGAGGTGTGGCGGGCGCGCGATGCGCGCCTGGGCCGCGACGTCGCGATCAAGGTGCTGCCCGCGGCCGTCGCGGGCGACCCGGAGCGCCGGGCCCGTTTCGAACGCGAGTGCCGGCTGCTGGCCTCGCTGAACCATCCGCATATCGCGGCGGTGCTCGGGCTCGAGGATGCGGGCGGCGCCCCGGCGCTGGTGATGGAGCTGGTCGAGGGCCCGACGCTGGCCGAGCGGCTCGAACAGGACGGCGCGCTGTCGCTGCCCGAGGCTCTGGGCTTCGCGCGGCAGATCGCCGAGGCGGTCGAGTACGCGCACGAGCGCGGCATCGTGCACCGGGACCTCAAGCCGGGGAACGTGAAGCTGACGCCCGAGGGGGCGGTCAAGGTGCTCGACTTCGGGCTCGCCAAGGCGCTCGCGCCCGAAGAAGCGTCGTCCTCGTCGCCGCAGCTCACGCAGTCGCCGACGATGAGCGTCGGCACGCAGGCGGGCGTGCTGCTCGGGACCGCGGCCTACATGGCGCCCGAGCAGGCGCGCGGCAGGAGCGTGGACCGGCGCGCCGACATCTGGGCGTTCGGCGTGATGCTGTTCGAGATGCTCACCGGACGGCAGCTGTTCGCGGGCGAGACCGTGAGCGACACGATCGCGCGCATCCTCGAGCGCGCGCCGGACTGGGGCGGCCTGCCCGCGCGCACGCCGGCGCGCGTTCGCGAGCTGCTGCGGCGCTGCCTCGAGAAGGACGCGAAACAGCGCCTTCGCGACATGGGCGACGCGCGGCTCGAACTGGAGGCTGCGATCGCCGCCCTGGCGTCCGGCAGGACCGAGGCGCCGGCCGGCGCGACGTCCGCGGTCCGCGCCCGCAGCGCCGCCCTGCTCGTCGGCCTGGCGCTCGTCACGCTCGCCGGCGGCTGGTGGCTGCACGCACGCTGGGATTCGAACCACGAGGCGTCCCTGCGGCTCTCGGCCGTTCCGCCCGACGACCTGGTCGTGACCACCATGATGCTCGCGCGGGACCGGGACCAGGTGGTCCTGTTCGCGTCGGGCACGCCGCGCGGCGCCGCCTCGAGCTCGGCGAGCGCGGTGTACCGCCGAGCGCTGGACAGCTTCGAGTGGACCCGGGTCGCCGGCAGTGAGGGAAAGGTGAGCTGGGACCTTTCCGACGACGGGCGCTGGCTCTACGCGGTCCGCCCGGTGGCCGAAGGCGCGCGCGAGCTCGAACTGCAACGCATCGCGACCGACGGATCGTCCCCGCCCACGAAGGTGATGCCATGGGGCCCCGACTGGTTGGGGTGGGAATTGCTGCCCGACGGCCGGATCGTCGTCGTCGAACAGGGATTCAAGCGATTCGCGGTCGTGACGCCCGTCGCGAAGGGCGCTCCCTCGTGGAGGCCGCTCTCGTTCGAGCACACGATCGGCAGACTCACCCTGGAAGAGACGAACCCGGACGGGCGCACCGTGCTCATCACGGTGGGCTACTACGATTCGACCGGCTGGGTGGTGAGCGCGGGCACACTCGACCTGGAGGGCGGGCGACTCTCGATCTTCGAGCCGAACGCCGGCTCGCCGCGGCTCATGCCCGGCAATCGCATGCTGATGTCGCGGAACGGCACGCTGCTGGCCGCGGAGTGGGACCCCGCGCATCGCCGACTGGCAAGTCCTCCGGTCGCGGTCATGCAGGGCCTTCGCGCCGGCATGTCGTGGGATCACTCCCAGCTGCGGGTGTCGCCCCGGGGAGACCTCGGCATCGTGCTCGGCGGCGCGGCCGCCCAGCAGCGCAGTCTCGCGATCGTCCATCGGGATGGCCGCGTCGAATCCTGGAACGAGGAGCGCCGCCTCTTCGAAGGCGCGCCTTCCGTCTCAGCCGACGGCCGGTTCGCGGCGGTGGTCAGCCTGCCGCCGGGAGAGAGCGAATTCGAGGTTCTGGTTCTCGAGCGGGGTCGGCCGGGTGCGCGAAGGTTCGCGTTTGCGGAAGGGGAGGACTGCCGCGACGCGCATTTTTCACCGGATGGCGCCACCGTCGTGTGGACCCTTCAGGGCGGAGACTCGACCGGAGGCCTCTACCGGCAGCCGCTCGACGGAAGCGCGCCGGCCCGCAGGTTCCTGCCCGCCCGCAGCCTGGAATCCAGCGATCAGGTCGAATGCTGGTTCCCGGATGGCCGGTCGGTGCTGGTGAGGAGCTATGACGGACGGCACGGCTGGCTGCGGCGGGCGAGCTTCGTTGGCGACTCGGTCGTTCTGGCCGACGTCATTCGCGAGCCGTTCAACACCTGGTCGGGGGTGATCTCGCCGGACGGTCGCCGGATCGCCTACCTCTCGGACGAGGGCGGCCAGCCCGAGGTGTTCGTCGCCCTGCTTCAGCCCGGCGGTCGTGCCGGCGCCGCGGTGCCCGTTTCGCGGGACTACGGCGTGCGCCCGCAATGGATCGAGGGGGGCAACGCGCTGCTCTGGGCGACGCGCTCGAGCGTCATCATGACCGCGCGCGTCTCGCCCGCCCTCGACGTGTCGGTCCCCGAGAAACGGCTCGACCTGTCGCCGTGGGTCGCCGACCGCGAGGACTTCACGGCGCTGCCCGGCGGCGATCTGCTGGTGACCCGCAAGGGCGACGGCGAGGGCGAGATCCGCCGCTTCGACATCGTGCTGAACTACGGCCCCGAGCTCGAGCGGCAGATGCTGCGCGCCCGCGAAGGCCGTTAG
- the efp gene encoding elongation factor P, whose amino-acid sequence MIAATQIRVGNLILYNGKPHRVAQMVHRTPGNLRGFVQAKLVNIENGSNQEVRFSSEEKVEKAQLDEHSLQFSYKAGDEFHFMNTESYEMISLDKGVLGEAAGYLTDGMVISASYWQGKVVGIEPPMFVELEVVETTPNIKGAAVQNTNKPAILSTGLEIKVPPYIEQGNKVRIDTRTGEFVERV is encoded by the coding sequence ATGATCGCAGCCACCCAGATCCGCGTCGGCAACCTGATCCTCTACAACGGCAAGCCGCATCGCGTCGCCCAGATGGTGCATCGCACGCCCGGAAACCTGCGCGGCTTCGTGCAGGCGAAGCTGGTCAACATCGAGAACGGCTCGAATCAGGAAGTGCGCTTCTCGTCGGAGGAAAAGGTCGAGAAGGCGCAGCTCGACGAACACTCGCTGCAGTTCAGCTACAAGGCGGGCGACGAGTTCCACTTCATGAACACCGAGTCCTACGAGATGATCTCGCTCGACAAGGGCGTGCTCGGCGAGGCCGCCGGCTACCTGACGGACGGCATGGTGATCTCGGCCAGCTACTGGCAGGGCAAGGTGGTCGGCATCGAGCCGCCGATGTTCGTCGAGCTTGAGGTCGTCGAGACGACCCCGAACATCAAGGGCGCGGCGGTCCAGAACACGAACAAGCCGGCGATCCTCTCGACCGGGCTCGAGATCAAGGTTCCCCCCTACATCGAGCAGGGCAACAAGGTGCGCATCGACACGCGCACGGGCGAGTTCGTCGAGCGGGTCTGA
- a CDS encoding HD domain-containing protein, which produces MTRDDLLDRIAPDPALATLLAEARAREAALETPDPTHDTAHLLRVAAWTLRLGGDPVDFREAVAAALLHDAVHVPKNSPGRAGASVLAAAHATERAVALGFPPEAVTRIADAVRDHSFSRGAVPATPLGRALQDADRLEALGAIGLLRTIATGVRMGADWFHAEDPFARARPLEDARYSVDHFFTKLLGLPATMRTEAGRAEAERRVQVLRAFLDALADELGEAPPGTSR; this is translated from the coding sequence ATGACACGCGACGACCTGCTCGACCGCATCGCCCCGGACCCGGCGCTCGCGACGCTGCTCGCCGAGGCGCGGGCGCGGGAGGCCGCGCTCGAGACGCCGGACCCGACGCACGACACGGCGCACCTGCTGCGCGTGGCCGCTTGGACGCTGCGTCTGGGTGGCGATCCGGTGGACTTCCGCGAGGCGGTCGCCGCCGCACTGCTCCACGACGCGGTTCATGTTCCGAAGAACTCGCCCGGGCGCGCGGGCGCGAGCGTTCTGGCCGCGGCGCACGCGACGGAGCGCGCCGTGGCGCTCGGCTTTCCGCCCGAGGCCGTGACGCGCATCGCCGACGCGGTGCGCGACCACAGCTTCTCGCGCGGTGCGGTGCCGGCGACGCCGCTCGGCCGCGCCCTGCAGGACGCCGACCGGCTCGAAGCGCTGGGCGCGATCGGGCTTCTGCGCACGATCGCGACCGGCGTGCGCATGGGCGCGGACTGGTTTCACGCGGAGGACCCCTTCGCCCGCGCGCGCCCGCTCGAGGACGCGCGCTACTCGGTGGACCACTTCTTCACGAAGCTGCTGGGCCTGCCCGCGACGATGCGCACGGAGGCCGGCCGCGCCGAGGCGGAGCGCCGCGTGCAGGTGCTGCGGGCGTTCCTCGACGCGCTCGCGGACGAACTCGGGGAAGCGCCGCCCGGAACGAGCCGCTGA
- a CDS encoding aminotransferase class V-fold PLP-dependent enzyme, translating to MSDFGRGLLGLWPLDPSLTYLNHGTVGAPPRRVLAAQRAIRREFHRRPAPVLLRQLADVGPVAMRERPRMRVAADAVAAFLGARGDDLVFVDNASAGVNSVLRSLRFEPGDEIVVTDHGYGAVANAVEFVASRTGARLVTATLPHPLWRADAITGAVLAAVGPRTKLVIVDHVTSPTALVLPVEGIVAGCHARGVPVLVDGAHAPGALALDIPALGADWYTANLHKWAMSPISCGILWAPPARQQDLQPLVVGWGWGRSFTASFDWQGTRDPSPWLAAPAGIEFMRGLGLEAMRAWNHGLAWGSARRLAERWKVELPQEESMVGTMVAVPLPEAFGATGDDAQRIKDALLFEDSIEVHLQAMHGRLLWRISAQVYNDEADVERATRAIEKRAEA from the coding sequence ATGAGCGACTTCGGGCGCGGGCTGCTCGGGCTGTGGCCGCTGGACCCGTCCCTCACCTACCTGAATCACGGCACCGTGGGCGCTCCGCCGCGCCGCGTGCTGGCGGCGCAGCGGGCGATCCGCCGTGAGTTCCACCGCCGTCCCGCGCCGGTGCTGCTGCGGCAGCTCGCGGACGTGGGCCCGGTCGCGATGCGCGAGCGGCCGCGCATGCGGGTCGCGGCCGACGCCGTCGCGGCGTTCCTCGGCGCGCGCGGCGACGATCTGGTGTTCGTGGACAACGCCTCGGCCGGCGTGAACTCGGTGCTGCGCTCACTGCGTTTCGAGCCCGGCGACGAGATCGTGGTCACGGATCACGGCTACGGGGCGGTCGCGAACGCGGTCGAGTTCGTGGCCTCGCGCACCGGCGCGCGGCTCGTGACGGCAACGCTGCCGCACCCGCTGTGGCGGGCGGACGCCATCACCGGCGCCGTGCTCGCGGCCGTCGGCCCGCGCACGAAGCTGGTGATCGTGGACCACGTGACCTCGCCGACCGCGCTGGTGCTGCCGGTCGAGGGGATCGTCGCGGGCTGTCACGCGCGCGGGGTGCCGGTGCTCGTGGACGGGGCGCACGCTCCCGGCGCGCTGGCGCTCGACATCCCGGCGCTCGGCGCCGACTGGTACACGGCCAACCTGCACAAGTGGGCGATGTCGCCGATCAGCTGCGGCATCCTGTGGGCGCCGCCCGCGCGGCAGCAGGACCTCCAGCCGCTGGTGGTGGGCTGGGGATGGGGCAGGAGCTTCACCGCCTCGTTCGACTGGCAGGGCACGCGCGATCCATCGCCGTGGCTCGCCGCCCCCGCGGGCATCGAGTTCATGCGCGGCCTCGGGCTCGAGGCGATGCGCGCGTGGAACCACGGGCTCGCGTGGGGCTCGGCCCGCCGGCTCGCCGAGCGCTGGAAGGTCGAGTTGCCGCAGGAGGAATCCATGGTCGGAACGATGGTGGCGGTGCCGCTGCCCGAAGCGTTCGGCGCCACCGGCGACGACGCACAGCGGATCAAGGACGCGCTGCTCTTCGAGGATTCGATCGAGGTGCACCTGCAGGCGATGCACGGCCGGCTGCTGTGGCGGATTTCGGCGCAGGTCTACAACGACGAGGCCGACGTCGAACGCGCGACGCGGGCGATCGAAAAGCGGGCGGAGGCCTGA